In one window of Helianthus annuus cultivar XRQ/B chromosome 17, HanXRQr2.0-SUNRISE, whole genome shotgun sequence DNA:
- the LOC110924952 gene encoding uncharacterized protein LOC110924952, producing MGSTSATLVSMIDAGGPLFLHPSDCANLSIVTIKLKGTENYTVRANSMNLALQVKNKIGFIDVSCRRSTTDEVLGRQWDRCNSIVLTWILNSVSDELYLGHVYSKLASEVWRDLKETYDKFYGSIVFNLYQKINSSMQSGMHVSEYYHKLNCMWKQLDQLLALPSCTCDASKQFNDFNHLIKLMQFLMGLDSTYQYVRTNLLTKETLPTVKDAFSIISREESHLHMKIFSERIPNNTVSFAAKTNQGFDSKKKGIRPPNPNLKCSHRNKTGHTIEKCFELVGYPTWMTSKNNGNKGSRVSNNVITETSDTASLSSAMSSLTSEQVAQLLSLLNDKSKIDAQSSGFAGRSVDSMCFNSFVDMSCETSCDPKPVYCFSNFFKDGNRVGWIIDSGANQHMVMTDVGFINQIDVTEYNIKVKHPNGTSALVTKIGDVKLSDKVILYDVFLVPDYCVNLVSVHKLAKDCKLTVTFDENNCYIQDSQTKKIKVTGNQLNGLYFYGSSSVKVCNAKCDVNLWTPSSVLKGRSPYECVYGFEPVLGQLRVIGCLCFSTILNNSDKFKSHAEKSVLIGYSNEKKGYKLWSLDHRVMYISCDVRFYETIFPFKEKITLPDHDLTSNVNTLNFFDLYDSVSTPCPKVGPTPDDEIINNPISDHGSQQSNVESSETLGKADSRQPSVTD from the exons ATGGGTTCGACTAGTGCTACTTTGGTTAGTATGATTGATGCAGGTGGCCCTTTATTTTTGCACCCTAGTGATTGTGCTAATCTGTCTATTGTTACTATTAAACTTAAGGGGACAGAAAATTATACAGTTCGGGCAAACTCTATGAATTTAGCTCTACAAGTTAAGAATAAAATTGGGTTTATTGATGTTTCTTGTCGTAGGTCTACTACTGATGAAGTATTAGGTAGACAGTGGGATAGATGTAACTCAATTGTTCTTACTTGGATTCTAAATTCTGTGTCTGATGAACTGTATCTTGGTCATGTGTATTCTAAGCTCGCTTCTGAGGTATGGAGAGACTTAAAGGAAACTTATGATAAATTTTATGGGTCTATTGTGTTTAATCTATATCAAAAAATTAATTCATCTATGCAAAGTGGCATGCAtgtttctgaatattatcataaaCTGAATTGCATGTGGAAACAACTTGATCAGTTACTTGCTTTACCTTCATGTACTTGTGATGCATCTAAACAATTTAATGACTTTAATCATCTTATTAAACTGATGCAATTTTTGATGGGTCTTGATAGTACATACCAGTATGTGAGAACTAATCTTTTAACTAAAGAAACTCTTCCTACAGTAAAAGATGCTTTTTCCATTATTTCAAGAGAAGAGTCACATCTTCATATGAAAATTTTTTCTGAAAGGATCCCTAATAATACTGTTAGCTTTGCTGCTAAAACAAATCAAGGTTTTGATTCAAAGAAAAAGGGTATTAGACCCCCGAATCCCAATCTTAAATGTTCTCACCGTAACAAGACGGGTCATACTattgaaaaatgttttgaactGGTTGGTTATCCTACTTGGATGACATCAAAGAACAATGGGAATAAGGGTAGCAGGGTTAGTAATAATGTTATTACTGAAACGTCTGATACTGCTTCTCTATCTTCTGCTATGAGTTCTTTGACTAGTGAACAGGTGGCTCAACTTCTTAGTCTTTTGAATGATAAGTCAAAAATTGATGCTCAGAGCAGTGGTTTTGCTGGTAGGTCTGTCGATTCTATGTGTTTTAATAGTTTTGTTGATATGTCTTGCGAAACCTCATGTGATCCCAAACCTGTTTactgtttttctaattttttcaAGGATGGAAATAGGGTTGGGTGGATCATTGACTCTGGGGCTAATCAACATATGGTCATGACTGATGTTGGTTTTATTAATCAAATTGATGTAACTGAATATAATATAAAAGTTAAACATCCAAATGGCACTAGTGCTTTGGTTACTAAAATCGGTGATGTCAAGTTAAGTGATAAGGTCATTTTATACGATGTTTTTCTTGTTCCTGATTATTGTGTTAACCTTGTTTCTGTTCATAAGTTAGCCAAAGATTGCAAATTAACTGTGACATTTGATGAAAATAACTGTTATATTCAGGATTCTCAAACAAAGAAAATCAAGGTGACTGGTAATCAACTTAATGGTCTCTATTTCTATGGTAGCTCTTCTGTTAAGGTGTGTAATGCTAAATGTGATGTTAATCTATG GACTCCATCGTCGGTATTGAAGGGAAGGTCTCCTTATGAATGTGTGTATGGGTTTGAACCAGTGTTAGGTCAACTTAGGGTTATAGGATGTCTTTGTTTTAGTACGATTTTAAACAATTCAGATAAGTTTAAAAGTCATGCTGAAAAAAGTGTGCTAATAGGTTATTCAAATGAAAAGAAAGGTTATAAACTTTGGAGTCTTGATCATAGGGTGATGTATATCTCTTGCGATGTTAGGTTTTATGAAACTATTTTTCCCTTTAAAGAGAAAATAACTTTGCCTGATCATGATCTTACTTCGAATGTTAATACTCTTAATTTCTTTGATTTGTATGATTCTGTTAGTACTCCTTGTCCCAAAGTTGGCCCTACTCCCGATGATGAAATCATTAATAATCCTATTTCTGATCATGGGTCTCAGCAGTCCAATGTTGAATCTAGTGAGACTTTAGGTAAGGCTGATTCTCGGCAACCAAGTGTCACTGATTGA